A region of Bacteroidota bacterium DNA encodes the following proteins:
- a CDS encoding DEAD/DEAH box helicase family protein: MLTIFDLIQTKAESWIVQEMGNNQSVIGGLVKYTREKKKLREPQMKAIEVYLWLKFVGQNQKLSEIVKRGLLFDAEKAKEYEYNANFENNYITQFLNQFAQDNDLPNLQKKLLNDPHGKEHNWENILQELLHNFEYPNFLFSLPMGAGKTYLMACFIYLDLFFANLYKSDKRFAHNFVVFAPSAAKTAILPSLQTIKNFHPEWILPAKEAERLKQIIHIEILDSLSSKRRDKLHGNNPNLEKVNRITQTKDFGLVFITNAEKVVLERIDPKDQIYLDETNAFYNAKKAAEIRRTNELRERMSQIPFLGVVLDEVHHSYGSNGDGEKKLRLAVNILNQHGNVVSVLGMSGTPYIRNVVQVGDATIKLNQIQDVVYNFSLADGIARFLKAPEIKSVNIRESEFLKKALSEFFNDFDFTYKNGTKSKIAFYCPTIKKLNEDILPVIQEWYKKNRKGKDQEIFRFYSGVKKEDKKYELPKENLAIFNNLDKPYSDKRVVLLVAVGTEGWDCKSLTGVVLPRQTTTKNFVLQTTCRCLREVDDSSKEKALIYLEPGNYETLDNELKENYNLSIKDLTLRDEMSVPVRVRKPKLGKLKYKQVIKKFELVCKTERTDYKTSLFSFDFLKIIKAFPYDPTQQTATIGRNGLTGKVSETLKPLVTAEYTFEDFVYDVARGTYGRITEHELFINYEQELKQIYAQIENHIAWISIHPKLLLYDVAKQVANCFADEISYKVDHLTEDTEIELLEWDMNPPAHIPYGSGTFVPSIARNEVQRLRKHPNRLDEDFEETGLDKNDISFNYIPYRMDSDFERNALLDMLQVGELKDLELYYNGYKDDRLQNFFIKTDIGNYTPDFLVLKRQKGKRNGEITKVLILETKARTYYNDEFKRKEKFVKEIFIKHNPQIHYERFIDEDGKNDFRKHLETLKKLLINF; this comes from the coding sequence ATGCTCACAATATTTGACCTGATACAAACTAAAGCCGAATCTTGGATAGTTCAAGAAATGGGTAACAACCAATCTGTTATCGGTGGATTGGTTAAGTACACACGTGAAAAAAAGAAACTACGCGAGCCACAGATGAAAGCAATTGAAGTTTATCTTTGGTTGAAATTTGTAGGGCAAAATCAGAAGCTTTCTGAAATTGTTAAGCGAGGATTATTGTTCGATGCGGAGAAAGCTAAGGAATATGAATATAATGCAAACTTCGAGAATAATTATATAACGCAATTTCTTAATCAGTTTGCACAGGATAATGATCTACCAAACCTTCAAAAGAAACTATTGAACGATCCGCACGGGAAAGAACACAACTGGGAAAACATTCTTCAAGAATTACTTCACAATTTCGAGTATCCTAACTTTCTTTTCAGTTTACCGATGGGAGCTGGCAAGACATATTTGATGGCATGTTTCATTTATCTTGATTTATTCTTTGCCAATCTTTATAAATCCGATAAACGGTTTGCGCATAATTTTGTTGTCTTTGCTCCTTCGGCAGCTAAGACGGCAATTCTTCCTTCATTACAAACAATCAAAAACTTTCATCCGGAATGGATATTACCTGCAAAAGAAGCAGAACGTCTGAAGCAAATTATACATATCGAAATACTTGACAGTCTCAGCTCAAAACGCAGAGATAAACTTCACGGCAACAATCCAAACCTTGAAAAAGTAAACAGAATTACTCAAACTAAAGATTTCGGTTTGGTATTTATAACAAATGCAGAAAAGGTCGTGCTGGAGAGGATCGATCCGAAAGATCAAATCTATCTCGACGAAACCAACGCTTTCTATAATGCTAAGAAAGCCGCTGAGATACGTAGAACAAACGAGCTACGCGAAAGAATGTCGCAAATCCCATTCTTGGGCGTGGTGCTGGATGAAGTTCATCATTCATACGGAAGCAACGGTGATGGAGAAAAGAAACTGCGGCTGGCAGTAAATATTTTGAATCAGCATGGAAACGTAGTGAGTGTCTTAGGAATGTCTGGTACTCCATACATACGTAATGTCGTACAAGTAGGTGATGCCACAATCAAACTCAATCAGATTCAAGATGTCGTTTATAATTTTTCGCTTGCCGACGGTATTGCGAGATTTCTTAAGGCACCGGAAATTAAAAGTGTGAATATCAGGGAGAGTGAATTTCTGAAGAAAGCATTATCGGAGTTCTTCAATGACTTTGATTTTACCTACAAGAACGGAACGAAAAGTAAAATAGCGTTCTATTGCCCGACAATAAAGAAGCTTAACGAGGATATTTTACCGGTTATACAAGAGTGGTATAAAAAGAATCGTAAAGGAAAAGATCAGGAAATTTTTCGGTTTTATTCAGGCGTGAAAAAGGAAGATAAGAAGTATGAACTTCCTAAAGAAAACCTTGCCATCTTCAATAATTTAGACAAACCATATTCCGATAAGCGTGTTGTTTTGTTGGTGGCAGTTGGAACGGAAGGATGGGATTGTAAAAGTTTGACGGGTGTTGTTCTTCCGCGACAGACAACTACGAAGAATTTTGTTCTTCAAACTACTTGCAGATGTTTACGCGAGGTGGATGACAGCTCAAAAGAGAAAGCTCTTATTTATTTAGAACCCGGCAATTACGAAACCTTAGACAATGAACTGAAAGAAAATTACAATCTTTCTATCAAGGATTTGACGCTTCGGGATGAGATGTCTGTGCCTGTACGTGTCCGAAAACCAAAGCTCGGTAAATTGAAATACAAACAGGTAATTAAGAAATTTGAGCTTGTTTGTAAAACGGAAAGAACGGATTACAAAACGAGTTTGTTTTCATTCGATTTTCTTAAAATAATAAAAGCATTTCCGTATGACCCGACACAGCAAACGGCAACTATCGGAAGAAACGGACTTACAGGAAAAGTTTCTGAAACTCTCAAGCCATTAGTTACGGCAGAATATACGTTTGAAGATTTCGTGTATGATGTTGCGAGAGGAACATACGGTAGAATAACAGAGCACGAACTTTTTATTAATTATGAACAGGAACTAAAGCAAATTTATGCTCAGATTGAGAATCATATAGCGTGGATTTCTATACATCCAAAACTTTTACTTTATGATGTAGCAAAGCAGGTTGCCAATTGTTTTGCGGATGAGATTTCTTATAAGGTCGATCATCTTACAGAGGATACAGAAATAGAACTTTTGGAATGGGATATGAATCCACCAGCACATATTCCATACGGAAGTGGAACATTTGTTCCTTCCATCGCGAGAAATGAAGTTCAGCGATTACGGAAACACCCAAATCGACTGGACGAAGATTTTGAAGAAACAGGATTAGATAAAAACGACATCAGCTTCAATTATATTCCGTACCGGATGGATTCGGATTTCGAACGAAATGCACTGCTCGATATGCTTCAGGTAGGAGAATTGAAAGACCTTGAGTTGTATTACAACGGTTACAAAGACGACCGTCTGCAAAACTTTTTCATTAAAACCGATATTGGAAATTATACGCCCGACTTTCTTGTGCTGAAACGGCAAAAGGGTAAACGCAATGGCGAGATAACAAAAGTGCTAATTTTAGAAACGAAGGCACGGACTTACTACAACGATGAATTCAAACGAAAAGAAAAGTTTGTAAAAGAAATTTTTATAAAACATAACCCGCAAATACACTATGAGCGTTTCATAGATGAAGACGGTAAAAACGATTTCCGAAAACACCTTGAAACGTTGAAGAAACTATTAATCAATTTTTGA
- a CDS encoding thioredoxin family protein, producing the protein MGTDKLKINDKMPTFNNLPGVDGKQYSSSDFSDKKILVIVFSCNHCPYVKAYEERMIAFQNNYSAKGVQLVAINSNETVNYPQDNFDEMVKNAKQKNFNFVYLRDDDQSVADVFGATHTPEFFVFDEKRNLRYHGKMDDNWQNPNAVKERYLQDAVETILTGKEVKTAETFSIGCTIKWR; encoded by the coding sequence ATGGGAACAGACAAATTAAAAATAAACGATAAGATGCCGACATTTAATAATTTACCCGGTGTTGATGGAAAGCAATACAGCAGTTCCGATTTTTCGGATAAAAAAATATTAGTTATAGTGTTTTCGTGCAATCACTGTCCGTATGTGAAAGCTTACGAAGAACGGATGATTGCCTTTCAAAATAATTATTCTGCAAAAGGTGTTCAGTTAGTTGCGATTAACTCGAATGAAACTGTGAACTATCCTCAAGATAACTTTGACGAGATGGTGAAAAATGCAAAACAGAAAAACTTCAACTTCGTTTATTTAAGAGATGACGATCAATCCGTTGCCGATGTTTTCGGGGCGACGCATACGCCGGAGTTTTTTGTGTTCGACGAGAAAAGAAATCTTCGATATCACGGCAAGATGGACGATAACTGGCAAAACCCGAATGCTGTGAAAGAGAGGTATTTACAAGATGCAGTAGAAACAATACTCACAGGCAAAGAAGTTAAAACTGCCGAGACTTTTTCGATTGGCTGCACTATAAAGTGGCGCTGA
- a CDS encoding RNA methyltransferase, translating into MKRHNIVTEKRKNKIENVLKHRQPDLTIVMENIHDPHNVSAILRSADAVGVKEVQLVYTVEKFPKLGKKSSASATKWVDRRTFDSIKKCYDKLHTEGFKIYATHMGKNSKSLYQLDLREKIAIVLGNEHHGVSDEAAELADGNFQIPMVGMIQSLNVSVACAVSLYEAMRQRLEKDIYKKPKFNSRQLKKMFDDWAKR; encoded by the coding sequence TTGAAACGACATAACATAGTAACTGAAAAAAGAAAGAATAAAATTGAAAATGTTTTAAAACACCGTCAACCCGACCTGACAATTGTAATGGAGAACATACACGATCCGCATAATGTGAGTGCGATACTTCGTTCGGCGGATGCTGTTGGGGTGAAGGAAGTTCAACTTGTTTACACTGTTGAAAAATTTCCGAAATTGGGAAAGAAGAGTTCAGCAAGTGCAACCAAGTGGGTTGACAGAAGAACGTTTGATTCGATTAAAAAATGTTACGATAAATTGCACACCGAAGGTTTTAAAATTTATGCAACTCACATGGGAAAGAACTCGAAATCGCTTTATCAGTTAGATTTAAGGGAAAAAATTGCAATCGTGTTAGGCAACGAGCATCACGGCGTTTCGGATGAAGCTGCCGAATTAGCCGATGGCAACTTTCAAATACCGATGGTTGGTATGATACAGAGTTTGAATGTTTCGGTCGCTTGTGCAGTTTCGCTTTACGAAGCAATGCGTCAGCGCCTCGAAAAAGATATTTATAAAAAGCCCAAATTCAATTCGCGGCAATTAAAAAAAATGTTTGATGATTGGGCGAAGAGATAA
- a CDS encoding DMT family transporter, producing the protein MKSLKGYILILGGTIFWGVSATFAKFLFARQLEPLILVQTRITFSAVLMLVYFILFKPKFLKIKKSDFYMFALVGIVGIAMSNFTYYFTIQEISVSTAILIQYMAPLLVIIYAAVTKEEVLGWVKITAAAISIGGIYLTVSGKDFSLANVSQIGLITGAASAFCWAFTNVYLRHVLKHYSVWTILVYSFIAGSIFWLFINPPWNLYSANYSAETWMTFIGFAIVSVLIPHTLYFNGLRYITASRAIITGTFEPIVAITASFILLDAFLTPIQIFGAALVITAIVILQIKKEEIQEVNIETT; encoded by the coding sequence ATGAAATCGCTTAAAGGTTACATTCTTATTTTAGGTGGAACAATTTTTTGGGGAGTGTCGGCAACCTTCGCGAAATTTCTTTTCGCCCGACAACTCGAACCACTCATTCTCGTTCAAACACGGATTACTTTTTCTGCTGTACTGATGTTAGTTTATTTTATTTTATTCAAACCAAAATTTTTAAAAATAAAAAAATCCGATTTTTACATGTTCGCCCTTGTAGGTATCGTCGGCATTGCAATGTCGAACTTCACTTACTATTTCACGATACAGGAAATAAGTGTTTCCACTGCTATCTTAATTCAATATATGGCGCCGCTATTAGTTATAATTTATGCGGCAGTTACAAAAGAAGAAGTTTTGGGATGGGTAAAAATTACCGCAGCCGCAATTTCAATCGGTGGAATTTATCTAACTGTGAGTGGGAAAGATTTCTCGTTAGCTAACGTCAGTCAAATTGGTTTGATAACAGGTGCGGCATCGGCGTTTTGCTGGGCGTTCACTAATGTTTATCTAAGGCACGTGTTAAAACATTATTCTGTCTGGACAATTTTAGTCTATTCTTTTATTGCCGGATCAATATTTTGGTTGTTCATAAATCCACCGTGGAATTTGTATTCAGCAAACTATTCAGCAGAAACCTGGATGACTTTTATTGGGTTTGCGATTGTTTCAGTCTTAATTCCGCACACATTATATTTTAACGGACTGCGTTACATCACTGCATCGCGTGCAATAATTACCGGTACATTCGAACCGATTGTTGCGATAACAGCTTCTTTTATTTTGTTGGATGCATTTTTAACACCGATTCAGATTTTTGGTGCAGCGTTAGTAATTACTGCAATTGTCATTTTGCAGATAAAGAAGGAAGAAATACAAGAGGTAAATATTGAAACGACATAA
- a CDS encoding cellulase family glycosylhydrolase — MTVFLNKRTYKIRIFFIILFVLFQTLDAQEQPFIKTSGINFTLGDKPFYPVGVNCYYLPTLAAYGDTQKVVDIFREAKQNGVNVIRAWGFFDSPDSTNPAVIQIAPGKISERGLQALDFVIAKASAYNIKLIIPLVNNWDDYGGMNQYVEWLAEQQTGKRNSPVENQKWITGACERKYRMYVADNLTHDDFYANVTIKGWFKYYVQSILNRFNVYTQTFYKDDPSIMMWELANEPRSSDPTGGIVYNWIQEISEYLKFIDNNHILGTGEEGMDVTTVPYSKASQFPNWMFNGSSGISFSKNIKLSQIDAASIHIYPESWGLNSSLTNAWIIDHSTISGEKQKPLIIGEVGFRNNKSLFYDILFDQTIKSKAAGLLLWQVSFPGNRFVDAYSFDCTSNPAICGLIKRYSSLFENRDTTQFLIPNSFDVVQNFPNPFNRLTMFTYRVQFERFILLEVYNVIGQRVTVLADHIHPAGEYRILFDGNDLLNGTYFIMMRHSGGYSVKKILLLR; from the coding sequence GTGACAGTATTTCTAAATAAGAGAACATACAAAATTAGAATATTTTTTATTATTCTTTTTGTTTTATTTCAAACGCTTGATGCACAAGAACAACCGTTCATCAAAACTTCGGGTATAAATTTTACACTCGGCGACAAACCGTTTTACCCTGTCGGAGTTAATTGCTACTACTTGCCGACTTTAGCTGCCTATGGCGACACACAAAAAGTTGTTGATATTTTCAGAGAAGCAAAGCAAAATGGAGTTAACGTAATTCGAGCCTGGGGCTTTTTCGATTCACCCGACTCAACAAATCCGGCTGTAATTCAAATTGCCCCGGGAAAAATCAGCGAGCGTGGTTTGCAGGCACTCGACTTTGTAATTGCAAAAGCCAGTGCTTATAACATCAAACTAATAATACCGTTAGTGAATAACTGGGATGATTACGGCGGGATGAATCAGTACGTCGAATGGTTAGCTGAACAACAAACCGGTAAAAGAAATTCGCCTGTAGAAAATCAAAAATGGATTACCGGTGCCTGCGAAAGAAAATACAGGATGTATGTTGCCGACAATTTAACTCACGATGATTTCTACGCAAATGTAACAATTAAAGGTTGGTTTAAATATTATGTTCAAAGCATTTTAAATCGTTTCAACGTTTACACACAAACTTTCTATAAGGACGACCCTTCAATTATGATGTGGGAACTTGCAAACGAACCCCGGTCGAGCGATCCCACAGGCGGAATAGTTTATAACTGGATTCAAGAAATCTCTGAGTATCTAAAATTCATCGACAACAATCACATACTCGGAACGGGCGAAGAAGGAATGGATGTAACAACTGTTCCATATTCTAAGGCTTCACAATTTCCAAATTGGATGTTCAACGGAAGTTCCGGAATTTCATTTTCAAAAAATATAAAACTTTCACAAATCGATGCTGCAAGTATTCACATTTATCCCGAATCGTGGGGATTGAATTCTTCGTTGACCAATGCGTGGATTATCGACCATTCAACAATTAGCGGGGAGAAACAAAAGCCGCTGATCATCGGCGAGGTTGGTTTTCGAAACAACAAAAGTTTATTTTATGATATATTATTCGACCAAACTATAAAGAGCAAAGCCGCGGGATTACTGCTTTGGCAGGTTTCGTTTCCGGGAAATCGTTTTGTAGATGCTTATTCATTCGATTGCACAAGCAATCCGGCAATTTGTGGACTGATAAAAAGATATTCTTCACTATTTGAGAATCGGGACACGACTCAATTTCTAATTCCGAATAGCTTCGATGTAGTTCAAAATTTTCCTAATCCGTTCAACCGGCTGACGATGTTCACATATCGGGTGCAATTCGAACGCTTTATTTTGCTTGAGGTGTATAACGTTATCGGGCAACGGGTTACCGTTTTAGCCGATCATATCCATCCGGCAGGGGAATATCGTATATTATTTGATGGAAACGACCTGCTGAACGGGACTTATTTCATAATGATGAGGCATAGCGGGGGTTATTCAGTTAAAAAAATTCTCCTTTTGCGATGA
- a CDS encoding isoaspartyl peptidase/L-asparaginase: protein MNSIDRRDFLKTTALLGAGTIIGSDFQNIALAHQKQASGFKPVVIASANGLKTVEAAMEMIKNGSDVLDAVIAGVNIVEDDPKDDSVGYGGLPNEEGVVELDSAVMHGPSYRGGSVAALRNIKNPSKVARLVLERTDHVLIVGEGALKFAKAHGFKEENLLTEESREKWLKWKENLSKEDDWLPPHNIDDTDIGEYMKSYSRHYGTIHCSGLDTKGNLSCVTTTSGLAYKIPGRVGDSPIIGAGLYLDNEVGAAGSTGRGEANLLNCSSVMIVEWMRQGKSPEEACLLACKRVNERCREKRLQDEKGRFKHNVKFYAINKRGDFGCAAIWSGVRHGKPQFAIHDGESAKISEGVSLFQA from the coding sequence ATGAATTCGATTGACAGACGTGATTTTTTGAAGACGACTGCCCTGTTGGGCGCAGGGACTATTATTGGAAGTGATTTCCAAAACATCGCTTTAGCACATCAAAAGCAGGCTTCAGGTTTTAAACCTGTGGTGATTGCGAGCGCTAACGGATTAAAGACTGTAGAAGCTGCAATGGAAATGATTAAAAATGGTTCGGATGTGCTCGATGCAGTTATTGCAGGTGTTAATATAGTAGAAGACGATCCAAAAGATGATAGCGTCGGTTATGGCGGACTACCTAATGAAGAAGGTGTTGTTGAATTGGATTCTGCGGTGATGCACGGTCCTTCGTATCGCGGTGGCTCGGTTGCCGCATTAAGAAATATTAAAAATCCGTCGAAAGTTGCACGACTCGTTTTGGAACGAACAGATCATGTTTTAATTGTGGGCGAAGGTGCACTCAAATTTGCAAAAGCTCACGGTTTTAAAGAAGAAAATTTGCTGACAGAAGAATCAAGAGAGAAATGGTTGAAGTGGAAAGAAAATTTGAGCAAAGAAGACGACTGGCTTCCGCCACACAACATCGACGATACTGATATCGGTGAATATATGAAATCCTATTCACGGCATTACGGAACGATACATTGCAGCGGACTTGATACGAAGGGTAACTTATCGTGTGTTACTACGACGAGCGGTTTGGCTTACAAAATTCCGGGACGTGTTGGCGACTCGCCAATTATTGGTGCCGGTTTGTATCTTGATAACGAAGTTGGGGCAGCCGGTTCGACAGGAAGAGGCGAAGCAAATTTGTTGAATTGCAGTTCGGTGATGATTGTTGAATGGATGCGACAGGGGAAGTCGCCGGAAGAAGCATGCTTACTTGCCTGCAAAAGAGTGAACGAACGATGCCGCGAGAAACGGCTGCAAGACGAGAAAGGAAGATTTAAACACAACGTAAAATTTTATGCGATAAACAAACGAGGTGATTTCGGTTGTGCTGCCATTTGGAGCGGGGTAAGACACGGCAAACCTCAGTTTGCAATTCACGATGGTGAATCGGCTAAAATTTCAGAAGGTGTGAGTTTGTTTCAGGCCTAA
- a CDS encoding YggS family pyridoxal phosphate-dependent enzyme: MVAENLIKIRSRIELACRKSNRNFNEATITAVTKTFSSELANEAVEAGIFDLAENYVQEFMHKKKALNDDRIRWHFIGHLQTNKVKFVAGQVELIQSVDSVRLAKEISDSCLSSNKKQNILLEVNTSEEVTKFGIKPGEAHVVAEEIMRLPGLNLIGLMTIGRFSEDAEESRYEFRMLKEIKSNLEQKGIPLKHLSMGMSNDFDVAIEEGATIIRLGTAIFGNRDNKK; the protein is encoded by the coding sequence ATGGTTGCAGAAAACTTAATAAAAATACGCAGTCGGATTGAGCTTGCTTGCCGGAAGTCGAATAGAAATTTCAACGAAGCAACCATTACCGCTGTTACTAAAACTTTCAGCAGCGAGTTAGCTAATGAAGCTGTTGAAGCAGGCATATTCGACCTGGCAGAAAATTATGTGCAGGAATTTATGCACAAAAAAAAAGCACTAAACGATGATAGAATCCGTTGGCATTTTATCGGACACCTGCAAACCAATAAGGTAAAGTTTGTTGCCGGACAAGTAGAATTGATTCAGTCGGTCGATTCTGTAAGATTGGCAAAAGAAATTTCTGATTCTTGCTTAAGCAGCAATAAAAAACAGAACATATTGCTGGAAGTAAATACTTCCGAAGAAGTTACAAAATTTGGAATTAAACCCGGCGAAGCACATGTTGTTGCTGAAGAAATTATGCGACTTCCGGGTTTAAACCTGATTGGTTTAATGACCATCGGAAGATTTTCGGAAGACGCAGAAGAATCACGCTATGAGTTTAGAATGTTAAAAGAAATAAAAAGCAATCTGGAACAAAAAGGCATTCCGCTGAAACATCTGTCGATGGGAATGTCGAACGACTTCGATGTAGCAATTGAAGAAGGCGCAACGATAATTCGACTCGGCACCGCGATTTTCGGTAACCGGGATAATAAAAAATAA
- a CDS encoding DivIVA domain-containing protein: MKLSPLDIKKQAFKKIFRGYDPIEVDTFLEMIATEMDDLVTTNKDMQERLSVAEAQVQDYKSIEKTLHATLLQAQDVSTKSVENAKYEGKLVIQEAELKSSQILDKARSENTRLKEEIEILKAKKHTLSSRLKLLLTSELELIRALDINEEIPPSEIEETPKDQIQNEYDDIIKSIEENN; this comes from the coding sequence ATGAAGCTATCACCTTTAGACATTAAAAAGCAGGCATTTAAAAAAATCTTTCGAGGGTACGATCCCATCGAGGTTGATACTTTCCTTGAAATGATTGCCACCGAAATGGATGATCTTGTAACAACAAATAAAGATATGCAGGAGAGACTTTCAGTCGCCGAAGCACAGGTTCAAGATTATAAGTCGATTGAAAAAACTCTACATGCTACCTTATTGCAGGCACAAGATGTTAGTACAAAATCTGTCGAGAATGCAAAATACGAAGGGAAGCTTGTTATTCAGGAGGCAGAATTAAAATCCTCGCAAATCCTTGATAAAGCACGTTCCGAAAATACACGGCTAAAAGAAGAAATCGAAATCCTAAAAGCTAAAAAACATACTCTTTCGAGCCGCTTAAAACTTTTACTGACTTCTGAGCTCGAATTAATTCGGGCGTTAGATATAAACGAAGAAATACCCCCAAGCGAAATAGAGGAAACACCAAAAGATCAAATTCAAAACGAATACGACGATATTATAAAAAGCATTGAAGAAAATAATTGA
- a CDS encoding purine-nucleoside phosphorylase yields MELREEIKETVAYIRRHTKMRPTIGIILGTGLGGLAKEIKKETVLEYENIPHFSISTVESHHGKLIFGKLNSKNVVAMQGRFHYYEGYTMQQVTFPVRVMKSLGVDTLLISNAAGGMNPHFQRGDIMIITDHINMLGNNPLIGKNDDTIGPRFPDMSEPYNRELIGLAEQVALDLKIKIQRGVFVAVPGSNLETRAEYRFLRSIGADVVGMSTVPENIVAVHMGMRVLGFSIITDECFPDSLKPATVEEIIGIAKKTEPKLTKIMKEVVKKI; encoded by the coding sequence ATGGAATTACGTGAAGAAATAAAAGAAACAGTTGCATACATCAGGCGCCACACGAAAATGCGTCCGACTATCGGTATAATTTTAGGAACTGGTCTCGGCGGACTTGCTAAAGAAATTAAAAAAGAAACTGTGCTTGAATACGAAAACATTCCACACTTCTCTATTTCAACTGTCGAGTCGCACCACGGAAAACTTATTTTCGGAAAGTTAAACAGTAAAAACGTGGTTGCTATGCAAGGCAGATTTCACTACTACGAGGGTTACACAATGCAGCAAGTTACTTTCCCTGTTCGAGTAATGAAATCCTTAGGAGTCGATACTTTATTGATATCGAATGCGGCGGGCGGAATGAACCCCCACTTCCAACGTGGCGATATTATGATTATCACCGACCATATAAATATGTTAGGCAATAATCCTCTCATTGGAAAGAATGACGACACTATAGGACCTCGTTTTCCCGATATGTCCGAGCCATACAATAGGGAATTGATCGGATTGGCTGAACAAGTTGCACTCGATTTAAAAATCAAAATCCAACGCGGTGTGTTTGTAGCAGTTCCCGGTTCAAATTTGGAAACACGAGCCGAATATCGTTTTCTCAGATCTATCGGAGCTGACGTAGTTGGTATGTCAACAGTCCCCGAAAATATTGTAGCTGTGCATATGGGAATGAGAGTCCTCGGATTCTCAATTATCACGGATGAATGCTTCCCCGATTCGTTAAAACCCGCAACAGTAGAAGAAATAATCGGTATAGCCAAAAAAACCGAACCGAAACTAACAAAGATAATGAAAGAAGTAGTAAAGAAAATATAA